The genomic window TGAACTAACTGAATCATCAACAGTTACAAAAGGTACAACTAGTTCAAAAACCAATACCTGTAAAGGTTTTTCAACTGCAGGAGGaaaatcgattaaaatatCAGATACAGCCTTACAAAAAGTTCAAACACTGTTAAAAGATGAACTAACTGAATCATCAACAGTTCCAAAAGGTACAACTAGTACAAAAACCAATACCTGTAAAGGTTTTTCAACTGCAGGAGGaaaatcgattaaaatatCAGATACAGCCCTACAAAAAGTTCAAACAATGTTAAAAGATGAACTAACTGAATCATCAACAGTTACAAAAGATACAACTAGTTCAAagactaaaatttttaatcaattattaaatgctgaagataaatctattaaaaaattagacatGTTGTTACAAAAAGATCAAGTAACATATAAAGatgataaacaattatttgatagttCACTAAAAACAATTGATATTCCAAacgattgtaataatttgaacagagcttcaaaatcaattaacaacctaaaaactaaatcaaactgttttgaaattttaaaacacgaAGAAGAGAATACATTTGAAGATGATTTGTCTTTAATTAACACAGTGGAAAAATTTGAAAGAGATCAAATTGTTTGTAAGCCAGTACTGAGAAATAAACGTCCAGGAAgccctataaataaatatgaaattgattataagattaaaaaaacagtACATAATGAAAGATGGGAAATTGAtgagttaaatatttcatttaatgattacttgtcaaaaaaattatatggacCCAAAGTATCATTACCAGAAGTAGTTGATTGGAACTTACCAAAAATGTCTACAACCAAACAGGTATTTATTACGTATGAATCGTGGAATAAAAGTCACAACGTAAAAGGTcccacttttaataatatatacttgatTCTgagtattatctattatttgtgTAATGATTGGCAGCAGTTGAACATATActgacaatttttttgattagatATAAgtgatataatgaaataatgtatacaataatacatattatatttataattattataataatacaatttatacaatttatataacatagatACTTCATAAAGCTATTTTTTGACCAcccctaataaataaaattagaacatTCTTTGtggaaattaaacaaaaatcctttataatatacaacttgagggtaattttttgttcaaattaattaattccatttttacATTCCAACTTGTTTAtgaattgtgaaaaaaaaaaattaaaaacaaatgtctAGACGAGtactattttgatttaatccAACAGACAGCCTACAATCTCATTACTTATATCATGACTGTGTCAGATGTTAggaaataagaaaatttcCAGTTTACTAAATATAGGATCAAAAGATATAGGTAATGaaagttattatagtaaataacaaatattttttatgaactttgtttaatattatattaaaaccatttttttagtCCATTAGTAGTTTTAcctgttttgttataataatcacacatataaatataaaattatattaattagtcactttgaaaattatttcagtTTCCTGAGAATGGTATAGCAAAAGAATTAATCAAATTGGGTATCGATAATGCAACAAATTTGAAGTTATATTGggaaaagtatattttaattttcatttgtttaaaGAGAACACCACACCTGCATAATATGTTGCTCTAtcttatatacatactacatagcAAATTTACGTTCAgcagaattaattttatactgttagctttaataatagagtaagtaaactttaaaagtaagaatattatctagataatcacttatgcatttattgatattttaattttgaaatgagtTACTGGCATTTAaaagcttaaatattttacataactataacttacttcaaaattaaaatatcaatatatgcCTGTGCGATAACCTAGATAATATTCagatattcttatttttaaatttgataataggtaaacTTAGTCTATTATTAATGCTTAcagcataaaattaattccgCTGAacgtaaatttgttttatagcaGTATGTAAGACAGATTCATGCAGGTGTGGCAttctcttaaattaaaaatattctaatgacatatttttttttacagaaattataaattatctgatggtcataaaaataaaatgtacaattttcaagatataaaatatttttttttattacacaattttGTTGATGGCAAACTCATTCCTAATAGATGGATAGAAAACCATTTTCGTTTTATAGTATGGAAATTGGCTGctactgaaattttttttcccgATCAGTTTGGAAacaagtacatttttataatatatagatttaacataatatattagggtCAAAGTTTTatcatcatacattttaaatccaCTTATCACTcatctaaattttaagtacttaaaatactttttattcaatactcaacatttatgttttaacatttttaggaaattatttaagttatggattattaaaaaataactttaaacttaataaaagaaaaatctaCTATCTCTACCAAATCACACTTATTATAGTCAATAAGTTAACCTTATTTTCTTagctttttattgaaaatatttatactaaacattattttatttatagtaaatttgcATTTAGAAGAACTATTCTTATGTTATTAGCTAACATTAAAGtgaattaatcaattattaaacttaaatttaagaatattgtcTATACTTGTATGTtagcttttttattatattaatatttttcatataattcataagttaaacctactattatttaatatttttataaataatactatgttatctatatactcaaatttgtgttatttttgttgatgataaattttttcatttaattttttttacaatttccaAATTTTTCTAAACACATGATGTATTCACTATCTAGTATAATATCTTAGATTTATctcctaatattatttaagcgtaaagcaatgaattttattgcactttattttttggagtttttccaaaatattccTTAATAATctggttaattttaaataattccttaatatttcaaataaactgtaagcttagcttaaaaatatacctcaaattattttgttggatcaattaaaattaatttcactttTGCAGttcgaatataaatatttaaataaacatgagTAAAATACTCATACACtggactattttttttttttaactcaaagGGTATTTAGGCATGGtggatatttaattaaaatacaccaCTGATAGCACTTGTTTAGAAATTggtttcaattaatattttttttgtccatTCAATATGTCAACAAATTCTAGTACTTATATTACtactttttcttaatttttatcctCATATTGACTATATTGATGTAAaagctttatatttattgagttatattTTAGTGACAAATGACATTCAAAAAATAGACCtttacttttacattttcattcaataattttatagccaGTGTCATTATTATGActgctatttttattattttaaactaaagattaattgatttgaatatttttaggttattaacagcaaaaaacataatacatcaactattatatagatattatagagAAATAGAAAAATGCCAAAGATCTGCATTAAAAAAGATACTTGAAAAAGATGAAGCTACATCAAAAAGAATTGTTTTATGTGtttcaaaagttaataaagtaagtatttttaatattttaccaattatatttttatgaaaacaatacctttttcaatattaaattaatctatatagatattttagtgatatatattatatcatggtcaacatatttaatttaatttaacacttatgtaaaatgtttaaaattattctgtttttaaaaattcataaaaaattttctttttatatctaagatttaaaaatcttattgaaggttctttatatatttttacttttatgaaaaaaagaaaatttactgcatattcaaataaatttttatatgagtGTTTGAAGTTCTAATTCTTACAACATTTATATGTactcataaaataactatttttcatcaaatgtttttataacttaactctaacctaaactttttttttgttatatctgtaatttttatagtacatattataatgaatttttcataatattttgattttttgatttaatttatatatttgaaatatttaaaaaaaaatttgttttatttctataaatgcaGCAGATAAAACATCTTTTACTCAATCAAACagcttgaaaatgtaatacaagggcccatataaattcttataaatatgtaaaataattggcCATTAACATGGTTACAATCAGTGGCAGCTCGTGTGATTCATTGAATGTAGGCACAAATATTTCCCTCATTTTCCGCTATCACAACTTTGAACTTACTTCTAATTCctgttgattttttaaataaaataaaattcattttttgtatataaaaacatttaaatatatggtcGACGATAGCAATAGAAAGATGATAAAACCGAAAAAAATTTCgtaaaccataataaaaatagaatctgGGCTTAATTGGATTGTGCCTagcaattgtattaatttgtgtCAAAAAGTGGGGGAAACCCAGTAACATTGATCAGGCTATTGGGGCATAACAAATTTGTACCTATCGCCCTATGcccgtattatattgtatatacatatattgtacgcccatatttaataacattttttttttttcgataatattttttaataatatacaaaattatcaactatataataatagaaaaaacacTATCTAGTACTTAATACCTactcaattttaaatgtttcaaaaatgtttcttctttctttaaattttgttaatttgaacttcaaatgttgACAAAGTTAGTCagtctataaaatgtatgaattgttttgcagaaaaaaatgtgcaatttttatacctaaggcttgaaaaatcaattcaaAGTGCTTTATAAGTAGTTCAAGttgaaactaaaaaatctaaaaattatacaagcataagatttgtaaaaacatattaggtatattaagttcaaattttgacaaattaaatatttaaactatgaataattgatattcattatttttttataatttgaaaatattttttgtgaacataaaacttttttatatattattatgttttatatgctCAATGATATTTActtatgcaatttttttgacaaaacttACCTATCAATTCACtatattactaatagtaaaataaattacttaagctaataaattgtaatatcaaaACCCATAACATGAAATTTACTTAGTGATATAGTCTGATAAACAATATTCCATATCTATACAGTGATTCTACTCAATAACTACCGTACAGCAACGCTATACCCTCTTACCAATTgttttgaatgtattattattaggtatttaagttttttttaataaatacatacattatttaaaactcattttgtatttttaaaatattttagacaaatTTAGCTGAAACATATACTATTGAACTAACTGATGGCTGGTATAGTGTTCAAGGAATAATAGATTATGAAATGAATATGCTTTTACATAAAGGCATTGTAAAAGTTGGTACTAAACTTATAGTATACAATGCAGAACTTATTGGTGCTGGAGAAGGAATTGATCCTCtagatgtaaatattttatctttacaaataaataattatacatatatttcttCAATgaacttatttacttatttaaattattatttgtataacgttcagatatattttacagtcCTTACCTATGATTTTtgggaatattattttttttttctattataaaattacatcttattaaaatacaattattaattaatcaatatttaatcagCAATTTCTTAAACAGCCAATCATCTTAGTAGGTACTGTTTTAGTATTATGccatatagtattaataagcTGAAACATCTTTAACTATAAGACAGACACGGATCCAGGGGAGGGGCAAGGGGCCATGGCCCCCTCCGTAGACTCTGGTGTACACTGTATCTGTATGTATATCTGCATTGTTTTGCCGATAGCGTTTTTAGCgaaattttattcaagttaCCCCCCCCCCTCCATAAATATGTTCTGGGTCCGCGCCTGCTATAAGAATATTACGATACTACCAaattggtatttataatattcattctgCAGTTTATtggtattactaaatatttgtattatggaATATAATCTTCAATATTGACatactaatacatttaatataataatgttgtataatttcaatactGTTAACccttaatttctttaaattaaaatatttcatttttttttctttttgtgtgtgtttgtatatAAGGTTCACAATGGTGTAAAACTTAAGATATCGACAAATAGTACACGAAGAGTACGTTGGTATACCAAATTAGGGTTCTATAAAAACTCTacattacctatacctattacattGGAATCAGTTCTACCACATGGTGGAATAATAGGATCTCTTTCACTTGTAATACTTAGAAAGTATCCTATAATGTTTCTTGAAAAGAAAACAAGTTCAAAATCTAGTACGTATATTGTTTGTAAAGTAAATATGTAAAGTAGTGATgccaaaatgtttttcttgGGTGGGTGTCCAATTACTGGTGCCAGTTTGTTTATTGTACCCTAAATGATTTTTGGATGATTTTTACAACCTCTTAtactcaatttattaaaataatagagacaaaaatgattacatgattattacatatataacataatgacaaggtaataaaaatgcataaatcaTCATCTTTCaagattacaatataattttagaaattaaaatatttaagcttgatatttaaaaaatttgagatgtctaagtaatttttttcttcaaaagtgCATTTTGatcaaattaagtatattaaatttctagaATGACTATCCATGTTTCAACATTACTGTCTCAatccatacatattttacattccTTTAACATCTTCCAATTTTGTCATATGGTTTCCCATAGTTatgattatgtttatttgCTAAATGTTGACTCTTAAATTTCTAccgataattatatatttaaaatacaatttcaataatttaaaattaacttagacttttaatgttattatcatattattccttgtttttatacttattgtgtttatattgactgcatatatatatactttataaaatcttatttttgttatataatataaccattactataatcaaattagtataatatatattttattcattattgtatttatatttaaaacaaatgcaGATAAGCTccctagaaaatattaataaataattttatattatggaatATAGGAAGTGTAACTTAAGAATTTGGTGGACAGTTTTGGCCTACCActgaatttgtataatttaatgtattaataataattttaattaagaattgtatttatttagtttttaggaATGAGAAAATGGAAATTATTGAagctgaaaaatataaagcacACCAACAAAAGgcattagaaataatttcaaataacataaaatctgAATTAATTGCTGAAATGGCCTCTAAAACTAATAgtgtatcaaaaaaatatatttcgaatatgaaaaaagaaaatttagatacattaaatatagatgAATTGagcaatattttagaaaattccaCTGATCCTTTGGAAattcaagtaatttatttagctttaaattataaaaatgtacataatattatacttaaaacttatttatagtCCTTGCTCAGTCAAGAAAAGTTAGAAGCCCttgaagattttaaaaaatcagagCAAGAAAGATTCTATAATGAACTTCAAAATAGGgtcaataaagtatttaatgatCAATTTAAAGATGCTCGTAAAGTAATACCTATGATAAaggtaaacaatataatttatatgtatatatattttttttttttttattgaactttggacatacatttatcatagaatacttttaattacttttaatatttacacgattttacttttaaaattatagttacgtGTTGTTGATAAAAAGTATGCTTCTACTGGCGTTAAAGCTGCTTTACTTACAATTTGGAATCCATCAGAGGATGTCActgatattttgaataaatctaCTGAAGGTCAATGTTGTACATTCCATCATATTACTGCTAATGGATTTATGTatgaaaacttataatttaaaaaaaaatcaatattgtatGGTAGTATAgactaaacttaaataatttttataatgcttTGTTTAGGAATGGTGAACTACAATTATCAGCCAACAAAAATACTCGTTTCAATTTTCAAGAGTGTACAAATGAATATGCGAAACGTGATGTAGtaagctttaaaaatatttggtctGGTACATTTTTACCACTATTTGGTGAATTAGATTTTGTTGGTATTGTTAtatcaaatgttaataaaaataatgcttttAATGAAGTCTACGTATCAGATAAAGAAATGAATATAATCAGTATTTTGTTCCGAGGCAATATTAAGGTAAATTATCAgcactaaaaattatacttataaattagaatttatttgaatattgtttaggAATATGGATATGATGACATGATATACCCAGGCAGTATATTATCtggaattaatattcaatttaaaggtTTCAATCCTATGTCTTCTATACCAAAGTTGTATACTACGGAGCAATCTTTATTTACAACAAATCCGAAgactgattatattttaaacatttttaat from Aphis gossypii isolate Hap1 chromosome 1, ASM2018417v2, whole genome shotgun sequence includes these protein-coding regions:
- the LOC114129982 gene encoding breast cancer type 2 susceptibility protein-like isoform X14, with amino-acid sequence MEKQNKSHEMKQNLRAKSPTVKSALQDCSILNISNPHNLNSIKKENQEMKVLTVSTPTIHQPKTLKNLNLLSNLQSTPNTRHFNKSEMDSRIIMNLSPIMSTSTLKQNLYNHKDIYQHKSHTDIDFSLNPLKYQNSSNLCKNHELNKWKTNKTLIGTTHKSNIINSTILPENTRQTNEDNINEKAKRCLFEENKTVNNISNLETDQDSLNISLDILEQVCQMSEIMDDSLTEEVKINVDNDKKKKKLAFFLYGNSTPKLEDTEEENKLLQWALSMEDNVLSESRSNNKLCSEKEFTSLNQLKNKETNLSKYGSEQSKSNKLNTYISDSKCNFFDPEDINEIGNTQMCEIADMTEPLESFDDQWTQQYTSCNVSNLSSKVKENHFHKNSDEVINTSIDFIGDKINIKKCNLLDNTNEKLEIFQSIVKNELIESRIVTPDDIITNDSIYNGFFTAGGKLIKVSDEALQKVQTLLKDELTESSTVTKGTTSTKTNTCKGFSTAGGKSIKISDTALQKVQTLLKDELTESSTVTKGTTSSKTNICKGFSTAGGKSIKISDTALQKVQTLLKDELTESSTVPKGTTSSKTNTCKGFSTAGGKSIKISDTALQKAQTLLKDELTESSTVPKSTTSTKTNTCKGFSTAGGKSIKISDTALQKAQTLLKDELTESSTVPKGTTSTKTNICKGFSTAGGKSIKISDTALQKVQTLLKDELTESSTVTKGTTSSKTNTCKGFSTAGGKSIKISDTALQKVQTLLKDELTESSTVTKGTTSSKTNTCKGFSTAGGKSIKISDTALQKVQTLLKDELTESSTVPKGTTSTKTNTCKGFSTAGGKSIKISDTALQKVQTMLKDELTESSTVTKDTTSSKTKIFNQLLNAEDKSIKKLDMLLQKDQVTYKDDKQLFDSSLKTIDIPNDCNNLNRASKSINNLKTKSNCFEILKHEEENTFEDDLSLINTVEKFERDQIVCKPVLRNKRPGSPINKYEIDYKIKKTVHNERWEIDELNISFNDYLSKKLYGPKVSLPEVVDWNLPKMSTTKQFPENGIAKELIKLGIDNATNLKLYWEKNYKLSDGHKNKMYNFQDIKYFFLLHNFVDGKLIPNRWIENHFRFIVWKLAATEIFFPDQFGNKLLTAKNIIHQLLYRYYREIEKCQRSALKKILEKDEATSKRIVLCVSKVNKTNLAETYTIELTDGWYSVQGIIDYEMNMLLHKGIVKVGTKLIVYNAELIGAGEGIDPLDVHNGVKLKISTNSTRRVRWYTKLGFYKNSTLPIPITLESVLPHGGIIGSLSLVILRKYPIMFLEKKTSSKSIFRNEKMEIIEAEKYKAHQQKALEIISNNIKSELIAEMASKTNSVSKKYISNMKKENLDTLNIDELSNILENSTDPLEIQSLLSQEKLEALEDFKKSEQERFYNELQNRVNKVFNDQFKDARKVIPMIKLRVVDKKYASTGVKAALLTIWNPSEDVTDILNKSTEGQCCTFHHITANGFMNGELQLSANKNTRFNFQECTNEYAKRDVVSFKNIWSGTFLPLFGELDFVGIVISNVNKNNAFNEVYVSDKEMNIISILFRGNIKEYGYDDMIYPGSILSGINIQFKGFNPMSSIPKLYTTEQSLFTTNPKTDYILNIFNDYKMFIKMPENQDFLVSCQTKLNEICNGHGETTMINNEQCLNKSRNALHRSYGELPVTVVRTSNTPQSEFSPVQKRIKMLNAYGKTPPLNIVHTKPPDKKLMGQFKTPTRL
- the LOC114129982 gene encoding breast cancer type 2 susceptibility protein-like isoform X19; the encoded protein is MEKQNKSHEMKQNLRAKSPTVKSALQDCSILNISNPHNLNSIKKENQEMKVLTVSTPTIHQPKTLKNLNLLSNLQSTPNTRHFNKSEMDSRIIMNLSPIMSTSTLKQNLYNHKDIYQHKSHTDIDFSLNPLKYQNSSNLCKNHELNKWKTNKTLIGTTHKSNIINSTILPENTRQTNEDNINEKAKRCLFEENKTVNNISNLETDQDSLNISLDILEQVCQMSEIMDDSLTEEVKINVDNDKKKKKLAFFLYGNSTPKLEDTEEENKLLQWALSMEDNVLSESRSNNKLCSEKEFTSLNQLKNKETNLSKYGSEQSKSNKLNTYISDSKCNFFDPEDINEIGNTQMCEIADMTEPLESFDDQWTQQYTSCNVSNLSSKVKENHFHKNSDEVINTSIDFIGDKINIKKCNLLDNTNEKLEIFQSIVKNELIESRIVTPDDIITNDSIYNGFFTAGGKLIKVSDEALQKVQTLLKDELTESSTVTKGTTSTKTNTCKGFSTAGGKSIKISDTALQKVQTLLKDELTESSTVTKGTTSSKTNICKGFSTAGGKSIKISDTALQKVQTLLKDELTESSTVPKGTTSTKTNTCKGFSTAGGKSIKISDTALQKAQTLLKDELTESSTVTKGTTSTKTNICKGFSTAGGKSIKISDTALQKVQTLLKDELTESSTVTKGTTSSKTNTCKGFSTAGGKSIKISDTALQKVQTLLKDELTESSTVTKGTTSSKTNTCKGFSTAGGKSIKISDTALQKVQTLLKDELTESSTVPKGTTSTKTNTCKGFSTAGGKSIKISDTALQKVQTMLKDELTESSTVTKDTTSSKTKIFNQLLNAEDKSIKKLDMLLQKDQVTYKDDKQLFDSSLKTIDIPNDCNNLNRASKSINNLKTKSNCFEILKHEEENTFEDDLSLINTVEKFERDQIVCKPVLRNKRPGSPINKYEIDYKIKKTVHNERWEIDELNISFNDYLSKKLYGPKVSLPEVVDWNLPKMSTTKQFPENGIAKELIKLGIDNATNLKLYWEKNYKLSDGHKNKMYNFQDIKYFFLLHNFVDGKLIPNRWIENHFRFIVWKLAATEIFFPDQFGNKLLTAKNIIHQLLYRYYREIEKCQRSALKKILEKDEATSKRIVLCVSKVNKTNLAETYTIELTDGWYSVQGIIDYEMNMLLHKGIVKVGTKLIVYNAELIGAGEGIDPLDVHNGVKLKISTNSTRRVRWYTKLGFYKNSTLPIPITLESVLPHGGIIGSLSLVILRKYPIMFLEKKTSSKSIFRNEKMEIIEAEKYKAHQQKALEIISNNIKSELIAEMASKTNSVSKKYISNMKKENLDTLNIDELSNILENSTDPLEIQSLLSQEKLEALEDFKKSEQERFYNELQNRVNKVFNDQFKDARKVIPMIKLRVVDKKYASTGVKAALLTIWNPSEDVTDILNKSTEGQCCTFHHITANGFMNGELQLSANKNTRFNFQECTNEYAKRDVVSFKNIWSGTFLPLFGELDFVGIVISNVNKNNAFNEVYVSDKEMNIISILFRGNIKEYGYDDMIYPGSILSGINIQFKGFNPMSSIPKLYTTEQSLFTTNPKTDYILNIFNDYKMFIKMPENQDFLVSCQTKLNEICNGHGETTMINNEQCLNKSRNALHRSYGELPVTVVRTSNTPQSEFSPVQKRIKMLNAYGKTPPLNIVHTKPPDKKLMGQFKTPTRL
- the LOC114129982 gene encoding breast cancer type 2 susceptibility protein-like isoform X10, with amino-acid sequence MEKQNKSHEMKQNLRAKSPTVKSALQDCSILNISNPHNLNSIKKENQEMKVLTVSTPTIHQPKTLKNLNLLSNLQSTPNTRHFNKSEMDSRIIMNLSPIMSTSTLKQNLYNHKDIYQHKSHTDIDFSLNPLKYQNSSNLCKNHELNKWKTNKTLIGTTHKSNIINSTILPENTRQTNEDNINEKAKRCLFEENKTVNNISNLETDQDSLNISLDILEQVCQMSEIMDDSLTEEVKINVDNDKKKKKLAFFLYGNSTPKLEDTEEENKLLQWALSMEDNVLSESRSNNKLCSEKEFTSLNQLKNKETNLSKYGSEQSKSNKLNTYISDSKCNFFDPEDINEIGNTQMCEIADMTEPLESFDDQWTQQYTSCNVSNLSSKVKENHFHKNSDEVINTSIDFIGDKINIKKCNLLDNTNEKLEIFQSIVKNELIESRIVTPDDIITNDSIYNGFFTAGGKLIKVSDEALQKVQTLLKDELTESSTVTKGTTSTKTNTCKGFSTAGGKSIKISDTALQKVQTLLKDELTESSTVTKGTTSSKTNICKGFSTAGGKSIKISDTALQKVQTLLKDELTESSTVPKGTTSTKTNTCKGFSTAGGKSIKISDTALQKAQTLLKDELTESSTVTKGTTSSKTNTCKGFSTAGGKSIKISDTALQKAQTLLKDELTESSTVTKGTTSTKTNICKGFSTAGGKSIKISDTALQKVQTLLKDELTESSTVTKGTTSSKTNTCKGFSTAGGKSIKISDTALQKVQTLLKDELTESSTVTKGTTSSKTNTCKGFSTAGGKSIKISDTALQKVQTLLKDELTESSTVPKGTTSTKTNTCKGFSTAGGKSIKISDTALQKVQTMLKDELTESSTVTKDTTSSKTKIFNQLLNAEDKSIKKLDMLLQKDQVTYKDDKQLFDSSLKTIDIPNDCNNLNRASKSINNLKTKSNCFEILKHEEENTFEDDLSLINTVEKFERDQIVCKPVLRNKRPGSPINKYEIDYKIKKTVHNERWEIDELNISFNDYLSKKLYGPKVSLPEVVDWNLPKMSTTKQFPENGIAKELIKLGIDNATNLKLYWEKNYKLSDGHKNKMYNFQDIKYFFLLHNFVDGKLIPNRWIENHFRFIVWKLAATEIFFPDQFGNKLLTAKNIIHQLLYRYYREIEKCQRSALKKILEKDEATSKRIVLCVSKVNKTNLAETYTIELTDGWYSVQGIIDYEMNMLLHKGIVKVGTKLIVYNAELIGAGEGIDPLDVHNGVKLKISTNSTRRVRWYTKLGFYKNSTLPIPITLESVLPHGGIIGSLSLVILRKYPIMFLEKKTSSKSIFRNEKMEIIEAEKYKAHQQKALEIISNNIKSELIAEMASKTNSVSKKYISNMKKENLDTLNIDELSNILENSTDPLEIQSLLSQEKLEALEDFKKSEQERFYNELQNRVNKVFNDQFKDARKVIPMIKLRVVDKKYASTGVKAALLTIWNPSEDVTDILNKSTEGQCCTFHHITANGFMNGELQLSANKNTRFNFQECTNEYAKRDVVSFKNIWSGTFLPLFGELDFVGIVISNVNKNNAFNEVYVSDKEMNIISILFRGNIKEYGYDDMIYPGSILSGINIQFKGFNPMSSIPKLYTTEQSLFTTNPKTDYILNIFNDYKMFIKMPENQDFLVSCQTKLNEICNGHGETTMINNEQCLNKSRNALHRSYGELPVTVVRTSNTPQSEFSPVQKRIKMLNAYGKTPPLNIVHTKPPDKKLMGQFKTPTRL